The following are encoded in a window of Amaranthus tricolor cultivar Red isolate AtriRed21 chromosome 2, ASM2621246v1, whole genome shotgun sequence genomic DNA:
- the LOC130805163 gene encoding heterodimeric geranylgeranyl pyrophosphate synthase small subunit, chloroplastic-like yields MAMLSLTSSFHTLNIPNLHHSPHHQSNNRLARVIIRCSSPSSSAMPTPTASTVHHHQFDLRTYWTALIEEINQKLDESIPVSYPENIYEAMRYTALDKAAKRAPPVMCITACELFGGHRAAAFPTACALEMVHAASLIHDDLPCMDNDQVRRGHAANHVVFGEDMAILAGDALFPLGFSHIVSHTPCDLVPETRVLKVIAEIAQTVGSTGMAAGEYLALEGGPEVVDFIQEKKFGVLAECSAVCGGILAGANDDEIQRLRRFGKAVGILYQVVDDILKEEQKADGETKRKGDKSYVSVYGLEKAKEVAEDLRSQARKELDGFKKYGEKIIPLYSFVDYAADRGFSVCG; encoded by the exons ATGGCTATGTTGTCCCTAACGTCGTCGTTTCATACTCTCAACATCCCAAATCTCCACCACTCACCTCATCACCAATCAAACAACCGTCTTGCAAGGGTAATAATCAGGTGTTCTTCACCCTCATCATCCGCCATGCCAACACCCACAGCATCCACCGTCCATCATCATCAGTTTGATCTTCGTACGTATTGGACGGCATTGATCGAAGAAATTAATCAGAAACTTGATGAATCAATCCCAGTTTCTTATCCTGAAAACATTTATGAAGCTATGCGTTATACTGCCCTTGATAAAGCTGCTAAGAGGGCCCCACCTGTTATGTGTATCACCGCATGTGAGCTTTTTGGTGGTCACCGTGCTGCTGCTTTTCCTACTGCTTGTGCCCTTGAAATG GTTCATGCTGCTTCTCTGATCCATGATGACCTTCCATGCATGGACAACGATCAAGTAAGACGAGGCCATGCAGCTAATCACGTTGTATTTGGGGAAGACATGGCAATTCTTGCAGGAGATGCACTTTTCCCTCTTGGCTTCAGTCACATTGTCTCACATACCCCTTGCGACCTGGTCCCTGAAACACGAGTCCTGAAGGTCATCGCTGAGATAGCCCAAACAGTAGGATCCACAGGTATGGCTGCTGGTGAATATCTGGCTCTTGAAGGTGGGCCAGAAGTTGTGGATTTCATTCAAGAAAAGAAGTTTGGGGTACTTGCCGAATGCTCGGCTGTCTGCGGAGGAATTTTGGCTGGCGCCAACGACGATGAGATCCAACGGCTGAGAAGATTTGGTAAAGCTGTAGGAATACTGTATCAAGTAGTGGATGATATCTTAAAAGAGGAGCAAAAGGCTGACGGAGAGACGAAGAGAAAGGGGGACAAGAGCTACGTGAGTGTTTACGGGCTAGAGAAGGCTAAAGAAGTTGCAGAGGATCTACGGTCTCAAGCGAGGAAGGAGCTAGATGGATTCAAAAAATATGGAGAAAAGATAATCCCGCTTTATAGCTTTGTGGATTATGCAGCCGATAGAGGCTTCAGTGTTTGTGGGTGA
- the LOC130805152 gene encoding amine oxidase [copper-containing] alpha 3, peroxisomal-like yields the protein MKHSFFNPILIFLIIQLSSLITTETHPLDSLSPHEITQVQTTISQIYPSPTHILTFHYMGLDDPPKPKTATQNPTRMAYVIARINRTTHEITVDISKHLRSPTILIDKVYKGNGYPTLTNEEQNNANKVAMEYSPFVESMKKRKLKVEEIVCLSFVIGWFGQKQERRIVKVRCYSMEDTINFYMRPIEGVTVTVDLDEMKVVGFIDRVEVPIPKAYGTDYREEKHNGTTDFVHQGFRIIQPNGAGFTIDNDIVRWGKWEFHLSFDARVGLIISTASIEDLENKKRRPILYRGFLSEVFVPYMDATDEWYYRTYFDAGEYGLGQLTVPLQPNIDCPPNAVFIDGYIASQDGKPLKMPKVFCVFERYSGDIMWRHTEASIPNQFITETRREVTLIVRTISTIGNYDYIFDWEFFQSGSIKVKVGLTGILEIRGTKYNHKDQIHEEIYGTLLAPNTVGSFHDHFFTFHLDLDIDGHLNSLMKTFLETRHVTNHNIPRKSYWSVKQETANTECDARIHLGSKPTLEISVVNPNKLTKVGNIKGYRLIPATPISSLLMDDDYPQIRAANTKYSVLVTPYNKSEKWASGLFTDQGSGDDTLATWTLRNRDIKNKDIVLWYTMGLHHVTCQEDFPIMPTISAGFELRPSNFFETNPVLSVKSPKSMT from the exons ATGAagcattcattcttcaatcccATCTTAATCTTCCTAATCATTCAACTTTCCTCTCTAATTACAACTGAAACCCATCCTCTTGACTCCCTTTCCCCACATGAAATCACCCAAGTTCAAACCACAATCTCACAAATTTACCCATCTCCTACCCACATTCTAACCTTCCACTACATGGGTTTGGATGATCCTCCAAAACCCAAAACCGCAACCCAAAACCCAACCCGAATGGCCTATGTTATAGCCCGTATAAACCGGACCACCCATGAAATCACGGTGGACATATCCAAGCATTTGAGAAGTCCAACCATTTTAATTGACAAAGTTTATAAAG GTAATGGATATCCAACATTGACtaatgaagaacaaaataaCGCAAATAAAGTAGCAATGGAATACAGTCCATTTGTTGAATCAATGAAGAAAAGGAAGCTAAAAGTGGAGGAAATAGTGTGTTTAAGCTTTGTTATTGGATGGTTTGGACAGAAACAAGAAAGAAGGATTGTGAAAGTTAGGTGTTACAGTATGGAAGATACCATAAATTTTTACATGAGGCCTATTGAAGGAGTAACTGTGACCGTTGATTTAGATGAGATGAAAGTTGTGGGATTCATTGATAGGGTTGAGGTCCCTATACCTAAAGCTTATGGGACTGATTATAGAGAGGAAAAGCATAATGGGACAACTGATTTTGTTCATCAAGGTTTCAGAATTATTCAGCCCAATGGTGCTGGTTTCACTATAGATAATGACATTGTGAg GTGGGGAAAATGGGAGTTCCATCTATCATTCGATGCAAGAGTAGGCTTAATAATATCAACAGCATCAATAGAAGATTTGGAAAACAAAAAACGCAGGCCAATACTATACAGAGGGTTTTTGTCTGAAGTCTTTGTGCCTTATATGGATGCTACAGATGAATGGTATTATAGGACTTATTTTGATGCAGGAGAATATGGGTTAGGTCAGCTTACTGTGCCTCTTCAACCTAATATAGATTGTCCTCCAAATGCCGTTTTTATTGATGGTTATATAGCTAGCCAAGACGGTAAACCTTTGAAAATGCCTAAAGTATTCTGCGTTTTTGAACGTTATTCCGGAGATATTATGTGGCGTCATACTGAAGCCTCCATTCCTAATCAATTT ATAACGGAGACTAGACGAGAGGTGACATTAATAGTTAGGACAATATCAACAATAGGCAACTATGACTACATCTTTGATTGGGAATTCTTCCAAAGTGGTTCAATTAAAGTTAAG GTGGGATTAACGGGTATACTAGAAATCAGAGGCACAAAATACAATCACAAAGATCAAATTCATGAAGAAATTTATGGAACATTATTAGCACCAAACACAGTAGGTTCATTCCATGATCATTTCTTCACCTTTCATCTGGATCTCGATATTGATGGCCATCTTAATTCCTTGATGAAAACTTTTCTGGAAACAAGACATGTTACAAATCATAACATACCCAGAAAAAGCTATTGGAGTGTCAAACAAGAGACAGCTAACACAGAATGTGATGCAAGAATTCATTTAGGATCAAAACCAACACTAGAAATATCAGTTGTGAATCCAAACAAGCTTACAAAAGTAGGGAACATCAAAGGATATCGTCTCATTCCTGCAACACCGATCAGTTCATTGTTAATGGATGATGATTATCCTCAGATACGAGCAGCGAATACAAAGTACAGTGTGTTGGTGACACCCTATAATAAGTCCGAGAAATGGGCTAGTGGCTTGTTTACTGATCAGGGCTCTGGTGATGATACATTGGCGACTTGGACCCTCAG AAATAGAGATATAAAGAATAAAGACATTGTGTTGTGGTACACAATGGGTCTTCATCACGTGACGTGCCAGGAAGATTTTCCAATTATGCCAACGATTAGCGCTGGATTTGAGCTTCGTCCATCTAACTTTTTTGAGACAAATCCTGTACTTTCCGTTAAATCGCCTAAAAGTATGACATGA